TGATGGAgctgcctggctgcgtagctgcttcttccttttctttctgggatGACAAATTAAAACACGGAAGTACAGTGAAAACATAGtatgttgtttgtggttttttgtacATAACTTCTATATAAGATTTGACGGGAAGATATTTGAGAGACAGCCCATTCGCCAGCCCAtcataaagaaggaaaatgtattttgaatggaATATTTCAGCAAAAGCATTGTGTGTCCTTGATTTTAGGCACTTTCTATCTTGATGTGCAGTAAACCAGctaaaatgttttctcatttcaTGGTGTTTGCAATAGTAAGCTGGCTGGTGTAATACTgttcattttcagaagaaatactggGTATTCTAGTCTTGTGCTTGTAACTTCAGAGGTGAGCATGCCGAGAATGGCTGTTCTTGGTGATAAACACTGAGTAATAGCCCTAAATACTGTGTCAGGGCTTGCAATGCAAGAGCTACTTActcttttgctgtttcatttcatcTTGTGCCCAAGGTTGGGATTGGTTGGAATAATTAAAGAAcagcttttgtttaaagaaagcattaaatTCCTATTCTAAATAATACTTGAACGTTATGGACAAATTAGCATTTGATCTCCTCTTCAATTATACAAGCACAGAAGGGGTGGATTGCCAGGCTGTTTCTGTAATTTGGTTACATAACCCAGTTCCTCtctattaattttgaaatttgttttagGGCTGAATGCTCGGGTGGTGTGTGTCTATACAGGCAGACTTCCATAAAGGCTTTACTTTCCATTTAGCTCTTGCTTCCTTCCAGCTCTCTGTACAGGCTTGACTGTAACCATCTGTGAGCTCAGCCGTTTTGGAAAGatctacagaaaaatgtttttggttttcaTAGGAACATATTAAAATAACAGAGGTACAGTGTAAAGTGCTCTTCAGTTCTCAGTATACAAGTAGCATCTGTATGTGTGTATTTGCACGCATGCAAGCGTGTATATTTACAAATACACGTCCGGATCTCCTTTAAGTTTGTACACAAGCAAACCTTTCATACCGCAATATGTTTCTCTCCAGAGCTAAAGCTAGAGAAAATCTCTTTCTCTGTTAAGTTTGTCCATCTTATTTTACAGGTTATGCAAGCAAACGGTTTGGATGAACGTACCAATCTTCTTGTGGAAGAATACTCTACGTCTGGTCGCCTGGACAACATCACGCAGGTCATGAGTATCCATACTCAGTACCTGGAGTCTTTCCTCCGCAGCCAGTTCTATATGCTACGCATGGATGGGCCCCTTCCTTTGCCCTATAGGCACTACATTGCTATAATGGTATGTACCAACAGGCTATGTATTTACTCCTTTGACCTTGActtgtgcatttaaaaaagaagaaaaaaggaagactttagAAAGGAGAGACTAGTGTGATATTTTGGCAGGGGGTGAATTTTTGTTGTCGATTTTCATCAGAGTAAAGCATGCTTAGCCAAATGTTTTCAGTGAGAAGGGAGAATTAGCAATGTATATGTTTCCCTGTTTCCCAGTGATATACTTCTCACATGCCCATGAGAGTGAAGTGTTACAGACAGCAGTTAAAACTGTGTAGCCTTATTTCTGGATATTTAGCCATCAGCACGCGGCAGTAGCATGAGATGCAGTGGACTCAAGTCACAACAAATTCCAGGTGGACACTAGGAAAAGAATTTTTACCATGAGGATGTCAAGACATTGCAACAGGGGCGAAGAGAGGTTGTGTGATCTCTAGGGATGGAGATCTTGTCTGGACAAGGCTccaagcaacctgatctaagtcAGCCCTACCACGAGCAGGGGTTTGGACCAGGTCTCCTCtagagatctcttccaacctaaattagaTTCTGCCATTCGGAGTAAAGTAATCGAACGTATTTTTATTGGAGAATCCCCCATACTGTATAGAAATGCATTGCAATATAAAACATGGCCGTTTGgaatgaaattgtatttttgttttgtgttagtAACCTGTCTTCCACCTGCAGCAAAATCCAATTACATGGTAATGTGCTGCCCTTTTCCCTCTGTGTTTAATTATTCCAGGCTGCTGCCAGACATCAGTGTTCCTACCTAATAAATATGCACGTTGATGAGTTTTTGAAGACCGGCGGGATTGCGGAGTGGTTGAACGGTTTAGAATACATTCCCCAAAGACTGAAAAATCTGAACGAAATAAACAAACTCCTTGCACACCGGCCCTGGTTAATCACGAAAGAGCACATCCAGGTACCTGTTAAGTCGTACCCTCAAATAGCAGTAAACGTCCGGTAATAAGAACTGCTAAGAACTACACAAGTGTCTGGTTAGGCTTCATTACCTTGAGTTAAAGAATTCAGGGAAGTACTAGAGCATCAAATAAGCCAATAAATTCTTTCTGTGTGACAAAGCCAACAAGATTTACTTTTTAGGAATAGCATTGGCTAAAATAACCCCGAAAGAAAAGAGGTAATATATTCAGTGTATCTTTTTTTATCCAGTGAGAGTTTGTGTGCAAGAGGAATATGGTATTATTGAAAGAAAGGAATtgatcactttttaaaatacctaGTGTTTTATAAAAAAGCTGGGAGCCAAAGGAAATTTTATATTTACACtctttttattctcatttcagaAACTTGTCAAGACTGGGGAAAATAATTGGTCTCTTCCTGAACTGGTGCATGCTGTTGTCCTGTTGGCACATTATCATGCCTTGGCAAGTTTTGTATTTGGTAGTGGCATTAATCCAGAGAGAGATCCGGATACATCTAATGGAGTCAGACTTATAGCAGTCAACAACTTCTGTGTCTGTGATCTTGCCAATGACAACAACATAGAAAATGCATCCCTCACAAGTAGCAACTTTGGGGTTAGTGTTGCAAGAAGATTCTTTTGCTTGCCTCTGTTTTGCATTAGAAAACTTTCTTCCATTCTTTCCTGTTTAAATTTCAGGGTAGTTTGAACGGTTTTGTCTACTTTACTGGAATGCTTGAGTCTGGTAGCTCTTATGTTTGCTCTAGCAGTTTTCAGTGTAATCTATTGAGAACCACATTTTAACGGTTGATGGTAGTCAGAGCAATGTAATTCTGATAGTTAAATCTCACAACCCATTGGGCAAGACTAAAActttgctttcagctgaaagCTTGAAGTCCCAGTTTCTTCAGATAGTGTGTCGCTGACTGGAGTATTACGTCATTCATGTTCCTAACatgcagaatgaaaaaagaaattaaaaaaaagccccaaaagtcataataattacaataattttGACTTCAAGGCTTAAAATCACAAAGCAGATCAATTCTGCAACACTTCCACGTAGATGGGCAGAAATgtctgaaataaaattacttaattcTTCACAGTGGTGTTCCAGTCTTGAATCAACcaacagagaactttgattactaGTTAATTAACTTAAATGTagaccttttttttctgaaagtggcTCTATAATGCTTTGAAGACGTGTCCTTGAATTAATGCCGATTGATAAATTAGCCTCATTGCCTTTGAGTCACTAGGTGTATCTTTCAAAATTAGCAGTACAATGTGACCGCGTGATCAGTCAGTTCAATTGCTGTATCTTAAATTTCTGGGCTGTGAGACATGCTAGTTCAAATCACCGGGGTGTCTTATTTCCCATTTGTAGTGGGCAAAGGGCTGCTGCTGACTCTGTGCTGCTTGTTAAGCAGTGAGTAGCATACTAAGAAACAGTTACAGCTATGGGCAGAAGAAAAGAATCAAAACGAAAAGatagaacagaaaaaccaaacaatttatCTTATGAAAAATCTGAGTGACAAGTACAGTtcacaaaaccccaaactttgatGTATTTCTGGTAGAGAGGCCTGTTTTCTtcacaaaggcaagaaaaagggTCAACGTAATGGTTATTTTGATCACgtgtaatgaaaaaaaacacgCTGATTTGTTGTCTCAGGTTGTGTTCCTGTATTGCAGTGTTGCACTGTATCTCTTCAGAAACTTATCTTGCATTACCAGTAGACTGAAAAAAGTTACCTTAAtattaaaagctgttttctgatACACGTAGCGCACACAGGTGGCTTTTCCTGAGCCATCTACGTGGAGGAACAGATCTTATAAGCGACTATGGTTTCCACATTCAAACACCACCTCTTCCACTGTTAATCCCGCTGCAGTAGATTACTGCCATAGGTTAGATTCACACTTCCTGGCTCCCTTCTTCTCCCTGTCTGAAACTTGTTTGTCTACGCTCTATGTGACAAAACGCATTCTGGCTTGAGGttttgtgtttgctgctgctaTCTGTTTTTGAGAACGTTTGTTGTCGAGCATGAAATCTGAAGATGACACACGTTGTCTATCTTCTAATTTTGCAGAATGTCATGGTGTTTTTGCAGATTGCAGATTCTTTAAGTGAGCTGGAGGCCTTAATGGAAAGGATGAAGAGGCTACAAGAAGATAAAGAGGACGAGGAAGCCTCTCAGGAAGAAATGGCAACTCGCtttgaaaaggagaagaaggagagtCTGCTAGTAATTAGTGGAGGTATTTATGCTTTTCCAGTTCCCTTTTGTTTGTGCTTTGTAAGAACTAAACACTTGAGGCCACTTCAGTGACTGCAACTTTTTCTGTCCATTTCTTTATTCTGGTTCTTGGTCTGGTAGGAGTGTAGTAAGGGTGGTCCTGTCACTTGCTTCATCTGCTTAAGATTTCCTGATTGGCAAGTAACACCATCCTTTTTGCTACTTGAAATTTAGCtgttctatattaaaaaaaaaaaaaggcctgtaggGTTCTTTAAAAAGTTGGGTgtaaatttctctttctttatatgCTCTGTGTCTTCAAAATAATCCATTCATGTAAATATTCAATACTATTTCACAGATTTAGGTTCTGCAATGCTTAGAATTTCAATGACGCTCGTAAGTAGCCTTCAGACACGACATTTAGTCCAAGAAATAGATTGGGGTGAGACTCAACTTTTTTGCCATTTACTGCCCCACCTAACTTGCTGTTCGGAGTGATCATATCGCTGTGCTGTTCCACTGCCTTGTGTTATGATAGAGattcttagcattttttttattattaaataatgtTCAAAATTCTGAGCTAAAAGCCTCTTTTCCAATGTTCTTCATGTGCTCTGGAGGTCTTCACCTCTAACAAACCATACAAAGAAATCTGTTTCCCTTAGACAGGGAAGTggggtatttttttccaaagaaagtgTTCGGAGAAAGAATACCATTAAGAAAATCAGAAACTCCA
Above is a window of Larus michahellis chromosome 1, bLarMic1.1, whole genome shotgun sequence DNA encoding:
- the SESN3 gene encoding sestrin-3, which produces MNRLGSGTVGSATAASPAGQYRVCGNCRKVPRQEKRVQVSPPLTRGPSAFIPENEVMQANGLDERTNLLVEEYSTSGRLDNITQVMSIHTQYLESFLRSQFYMLRMDGPLPLPYRHYIAIMAAARHQCSYLINMHVDEFLKTGGIAEWLNGLEYIPQRLKNLNEINKLLAHRPWLITKEHIQKLVKTGENNWSLPELVHAVVLLAHYHALASFVFGSGINPERDPDTSNGVRLIAVNNFCVCDLANDNNIENASLTSSNFGIADSLSELEALMERMKRLQEDKEDEEASQEEMATRFEKEKKESLLVISGAFDDEIVSTDVSRYIEDPGFGYKDFARRGEDHLPTFRAQDYTWENHGFSLVNRLYSDIGHLLDEKFRMVYNLTYNTMATHEDVDTTTLRRALFNYVHCMYGIRYDDYDYGEVNQLLERSLKVYIKTVTCYPERTTKRMYDSYWRQFKHSEKVHVNLLLMEARMQAELLYALRAITRHLT